The following coding sequences lie in one Kribbella sp. NBC_00709 genomic window:
- a CDS encoding AAA family ATPase has translation MADDIRRPRVLDVLAAEEPWEVPAEWTARVRAQLRAWADDPEALRPLRPEAFPDFVKGTPATVWFTHQVAPLLTGWIPVLHGEYADLSAELTHEFYRPSSRLGGSGHVIYAPPTDWHLQAIAGARGFRENGRNHALQLSRNVVRLFVDAPPMAARAQALTAAFDRVLADREATNLHVTGEYDEIAKYWRSDALKDSERAVLPELAGPTAALRYSLNSVRDTHARMLMVSPDEYAGDFAQVLAELILATGLRAIPQSVANILGSAAVDVHTALQDIHPTFNLQTWHGHVNQWMARAIRNGQSALARSWGAAAARVGVHLSGVLVREPWPEPEVPDLTTLFRMLDRERWSALENQTAANQEASLSAAWSDVQKDSGDEAGEGTGGTLDEPLPKPLDFSDNPLAELDSLIGLDSVKDAVRRMVAEVKTNLRRSELGLPSHERARHMVFVGKPGTAKTTIARLLSRIYHQLGVLEKGHVVEVDRSDLVGPAVGSTAPMTAAKFREALGGVLFIDEAYSLTPENTPGDYGLEAVSTILKLMEDHRNDCIVIVAGYHREMQRFMESNTGLASRFPKLLSFSEYDTDQLVAIFELQARQKGMVYGEEVLDKVRTVIPPAPRGHSFGNGRFIRNVLEEAVSNQAIRLSSSDPDSLTERDLRELIPADVRPPTSMRAEDYLLQKPGT, from the coding sequence GTGGCAGACGACATCCGCAGACCGCGAGTTCTGGATGTGCTGGCGGCGGAGGAGCCGTGGGAGGTGCCGGCCGAATGGACGGCCCGGGTCCGGGCTCAGCTGCGAGCCTGGGCCGACGATCCCGAAGCCCTGCGGCCGTTGCGCCCGGAGGCGTTCCCGGACTTCGTCAAGGGCACGCCGGCCACGGTCTGGTTCACCCACCAGGTGGCGCCGCTGCTGACCGGGTGGATCCCGGTCCTGCACGGTGAGTACGCCGACCTGTCGGCCGAGCTGACGCACGAGTTCTACCGGCCGTCCTCCCGCCTCGGCGGCAGCGGCCACGTGATCTACGCGCCGCCAACGGACTGGCACCTGCAGGCGATCGCCGGCGCGCGTGGCTTCCGCGAGAACGGGCGCAACCATGCCCTGCAGCTGTCCCGCAACGTCGTCCGGCTGTTCGTCGACGCTCCGCCGATGGCGGCCCGGGCCCAGGCCCTGACCGCCGCGTTCGACCGGGTGCTGGCCGACCGCGAGGCGACCAACCTGCACGTCACCGGCGAGTACGACGAGATCGCGAAGTACTGGCGGTCCGACGCGCTCAAGGACTCCGAGCGCGCCGTGCTCCCCGAGCTGGCCGGCCCGACCGCCGCGCTGCGCTACTCGCTGAACTCGGTCCGGGACACGCACGCCCGGATGTTGATGGTGAGCCCCGACGAGTACGCCGGCGACTTCGCGCAGGTGCTGGCCGAGCTGATCCTGGCCACCGGCCTGCGCGCCATCCCGCAATCCGTCGCGAACATCCTCGGTTCCGCTGCGGTCGACGTGCACACGGCGCTCCAGGACATCCACCCGACCTTCAACCTGCAGACCTGGCACGGCCACGTCAACCAGTGGATGGCTCGCGCCATCCGGAACGGGCAGTCGGCGCTCGCCCGGTCCTGGGGCGCCGCCGCCGCGCGGGTCGGCGTACACCTGTCCGGTGTGCTCGTCCGGGAGCCGTGGCCGGAGCCGGAGGTGCCGGACCTCACCACGCTGTTCCGGATGCTCGACCGGGAGCGCTGGAGCGCCCTGGAGAACCAGACCGCAGCGAACCAGGAGGCCTCACTCTCGGCCGCCTGGAGCGACGTCCAGAAGGACAGTGGCGACGAGGCCGGCGAAGGCACCGGCGGCACGCTCGACGAGCCGCTGCCGAAGCCGTTGGACTTCAGCGACAACCCGCTCGCCGAGCTGGACTCGCTGATCGGCCTGGACTCGGTGAAGGACGCCGTTCGCCGGATGGTCGCCGAGGTGAAGACGAACCTCCGCCGGTCCGAGCTCGGCCTGCCGAGTCACGAGCGGGCGCGGCACATGGTGTTCGTCGGGAAGCCCGGTACGGCGAAGACGACGATCGCCCGGTTGCTCAGCCGGATCTACCACCAGCTCGGCGTCCTGGAGAAGGGCCACGTGGTCGAGGTGGACCGCTCGGACCTGGTCGGCCCCGCGGTCGGTTCGACGGCGCCGATGACGGCGGCCAAGTTCCGCGAGGCGCTCGGCGGCGTGCTGTTCATCGACGAGGCGTACAGCCTGACCCCGGAGAACACCCCGGGCGACTACGGCCTCGAGGCGGTCTCGACGATCCTGAAGCTGATGGAGGACCACCGCAACGACTGCATCGTGATCGTCGCCGGGTACCACCGCGAGATGCAGCGCTTCATGGAGTCCAACACCGGTCTGGCGTCCCGTTTCCCGAAGCTGCTGTCGTTCAGCGAGTACGACACCGACCAGCTGGTCGCGATCTTCGAGCTGCAGGCGCGGCAGAAGGGCATGGTGTACGGCGAGGAGGTGCTGGACAAGGTCCGCACCGTCATCCCGCCCGCGCCCCGCGGCCACAGCTTCGGTAACGGTCGTTTCATCCGGAACGTCCTCGAGGAGGCCGTCTCCAACCAGGCGATCCGGCTGTCCTCCAGCGACCCGGACAGCCTGACCGAGCGCGACCTGCGCGAGCTGATCCCGGCTGACGTCAGGCCCCCGACCTCGATGCGCGCCGAGGACTACCTGCTGCAGAAGCCGGGCACCTAG
- the msrB gene encoding peptide-methionine (R)-S-oxide reductase MsrB: MTDDTKQYAVQKSDAEWKAQLSPAEFHVLRKAGTERPFVGEYTDTKTVGVYKCRACDAELFRSETKFDSHCGWPSFFAPLAEDRVQYIEDTALGMKRVEVRCADCGSHLGHVFEGEGYGTPTDLRYCINSISLTLDPA; the protein is encoded by the coding sequence GTGACAGATGACACCAAGCAGTACGCCGTACAGAAGTCCGACGCGGAGTGGAAGGCGCAGCTCTCCCCCGCCGAGTTCCACGTGCTGCGCAAGGCCGGCACCGAGCGGCCGTTCGTCGGTGAGTACACCGACACCAAGACCGTAGGTGTGTACAAGTGCCGCGCCTGTGACGCCGAACTGTTCCGCAGTGAGACCAAGTTCGACTCGCACTGCGGCTGGCCGTCGTTCTTCGCGCCGCTGGCCGAGGACCGGGTCCAGTACATCGAGGACACCGCTCTCGGCATGAAGCGCGTCGAGGTGCGTTGCGCCGACTGCGGCTCCCACCTGGGCCATGTCTTCGAAGGCGAGGGCTACGGCACCCCGACCGATCTCCGCTACTGCATCAACAGCATCAGCCTGACTCTCGACCCGGCCTGA
- a CDS encoding lamin tail domain-containing protein — protein sequence MSALNRPRRRLGALVVTTSLLASGLAVAFIAAPAQAASADVVVTEVYGGGGNSGAPYTNDFVELTNNSSAAIDVSGWSIQYASAAGTSWQVTKLTGSIDPGTAYLVQEGGGANGQPMPTPNVTGTIPMSATAGKIALVTSQTALACGATCHADPSVKDYVGYGTATDSEGTPAPGLSNTTSDSRVDPKSDTDNNGADFAAGNPSPGTLTGGPAEPPVDAKIHDIQGAAHRSPLEGKRVSNVTGVVTAKSTNGFWFQDPQPDGNPATSEGVFVFTSSAPTVSVGDALTVEASVAEFRPGGSGGTTNLTTTELTNPKITVTGTAAVPAPTIVGPGGRVPPSTVIDDDSAGDVETTSTAFDPANDGLDFWESMEGMWLGINQPQVTGPTSSFRELSVVPAGSGVRTVRGGILLQKTDSNPERVLLDDVLAPIPDAKTGDKLAGVVTGVLDYSFGNFKFQPTVTPTVIDGGVKREVTKKSSPVQVSVATFNVENLDPADGPAKFDGLAQAVVHNLAAPDILGLEEVQDNDGAVNSGTVAADVTLNTLAAAIVKAGGPKYTWREIDPVDGKEGGEPGGNIRVAFMYRTDKPVKFVDRAGGGSTVATTITADRFGKPHLSASPGRVDPANPAWADTRVPLAGEFTWLGQSLFVVVNHFSSKGGDDPLWGRFQPPVQSSAPKRHQQAQAVRGFVDQILAKDKGANVVVLGDLNDFDWSGTADILVGSGKTALIDEPRTLPLNERYSYVFEGNSQILDQILISQNLRPASSYDVVHMNAEFPDQISDHDPQVVKLIPLPSWVR from the coding sequence ATGTCTGCCCTGAACCGACCACGGCGCCGCCTGGGCGCCCTCGTGGTCACGACCAGTCTTCTCGCCTCCGGGCTGGCGGTGGCGTTCATCGCCGCGCCCGCGCAGGCCGCTTCGGCCGATGTGGTCGTCACCGAGGTGTACGGCGGTGGCGGCAACAGCGGCGCGCCGTACACGAACGACTTCGTCGAGCTGACCAACAACAGCTCGGCTGCGATCGACGTCAGCGGCTGGTCGATCCAGTACGCCTCGGCGGCCGGCACCTCGTGGCAGGTCACCAAGCTGACGGGCAGCATCGACCCGGGTACGGCGTACCTGGTCCAGGAGGGCGGCGGGGCGAACGGCCAGCCGATGCCGACCCCGAACGTCACCGGCACGATCCCGATGTCCGCGACGGCCGGCAAGATCGCACTGGTCACCAGCCAGACCGCGCTCGCCTGCGGTGCGACCTGCCACGCGGACCCGAGCGTGAAGGACTACGTCGGCTACGGCACCGCGACCGACTCCGAGGGCACGCCCGCGCCGGGACTGTCGAACACCACCTCGGACTCCCGGGTCGACCCGAAGTCGGACACCGACAACAACGGCGCCGACTTCGCCGCGGGCAACCCGTCGCCGGGCACGCTGACCGGTGGTCCGGCCGAGCCGCCGGTGGACGCCAAGATCCACGACATCCAGGGCGCCGCGCACCGCTCGCCGCTGGAGGGCAAGCGGGTCAGCAACGTGACCGGTGTGGTCACCGCGAAGAGCACCAACGGGTTCTGGTTCCAGGACCCGCAGCCGGACGGCAACCCGGCCACCAGCGAAGGCGTGTTCGTCTTCACCAGCTCCGCGCCGACGGTCTCGGTCGGTGACGCGCTGACGGTCGAGGCCTCGGTCGCCGAGTTCCGCCCGGGCGGCTCCGGCGGTACGACGAACCTGACCACCACCGAGCTGACCAACCCGAAGATCACCGTCACCGGGACGGCCGCCGTACCGGCACCGACCATCGTCGGCCCTGGCGGGCGGGTGCCGCCGTCGACCGTGATCGACGACGACTCGGCCGGTGACGTGGAGACCACTAGTACGGCGTTCGACCCGGCCAACGACGGCCTGGACTTCTGGGAGTCGATGGAGGGCATGTGGCTGGGCATCAACCAGCCGCAGGTCACCGGCCCGACGAGCTCGTTCCGCGAGCTGTCCGTCGTACCGGCCGGCTCCGGGGTCCGGACGGTCCGCGGCGGCATCCTGCTGCAGAAGACCGACAGCAACCCGGAGCGGGTGCTGCTGGACGACGTCCTGGCGCCGATCCCGGACGCGAAGACCGGCGACAAGCTGGCCGGTGTCGTCACGGGTGTTCTGGACTACTCGTTCGGCAACTTCAAGTTTCAGCCGACCGTCACGCCGACGGTGATCGACGGTGGCGTCAAGCGTGAGGTCACCAAGAAGTCCTCGCCGGTGCAGGTGTCGGTGGCGACGTTCAACGTGGAGAACCTCGACCCGGCCGACGGCCCGGCCAAGTTCGACGGGCTGGCGCAGGCGGTCGTGCACAACCTCGCCGCGCCGGACATCCTCGGTCTCGAGGAGGTCCAGGACAACGACGGCGCCGTCAACTCCGGTACGGTCGCCGCGGACGTCACGCTGAACACTTTGGCGGCGGCGATCGTGAAGGCCGGCGGACCGAAGTACACCTGGCGCGAGATCGACCCGGTCGACGGCAAGGAAGGCGGCGAGCCGGGCGGCAACATCCGGGTCGCGTTCATGTACCGCACCGACAAGCCGGTCAAGTTCGTCGACCGCGCGGGCGGCGGCTCGACGGTGGCGACGACGATCACCGCCGACCGGTTCGGCAAGCCGCACCTGAGCGCGTCGCCGGGCCGCGTCGACCCGGCCAACCCGGCCTGGGCGGACACCCGGGTCCCGCTGGCCGGCGAGTTCACCTGGCTCGGGCAGTCGCTGTTCGTGGTGGTCAACCACTTCAGCTCCAAGGGCGGCGACGACCCGCTCTGGGGCCGGTTCCAGCCGCCGGTGCAGTCCAGCGCGCCGAAGCGCCACCAGCAGGCCCAGGCGGTGCGCGGGTTCGTGGACCAGATCCTGGCCAAGGACAAGGGCGCGAACGTGGTCGTGCTCGGTGACCTCAACGACTTCGACTGGTCGGGCACGGCGGACATCCTGGTCGGGTCGGGCAAGACCGCGCTGATCGACGAGCCGCGGACGCTGCCGCTGAACGAGCGGTACAGCTACGTGTTCGAGGGCAACAGCCAGATCCTGGACCAGATCCTGATCTCGCAGAACCTGCGGCCGGCCTCGTCGTACGACGTGGTGCACATGAACGCGGAGTTCCCGGACCAGATCTCCGACCACGACCCGCAGGTGGTCAAGCTGATCCCGCTGCCGTCCTGGGTGCGGTAA
- a CDS encoding adenylate/guanylate cyclase domain-containing protein, whose amino-acid sequence MNQTTQLRFVYTPAMVGLTSLVLLIPLAGLVLLVRDPRLDVHWEHHPTHFWLVLLTATLSAVLAYSTGAAAVRRGDARVLFVSLAFLSAAGFLGLHALATPKVLLDTPNAGFTLATPVGVALASVFAFLSSLTVSGITWGKRLRIGLLALLALWAAASILKLPPLHATSVPEAADGILTVLAVPSVLLYGVAAGRYLRTWWVRPSLMLLSMISAFVLLGEAMIALVFARNWALSWWEWHALMLAAFVLVVAGVRIQWYEERFADLYQADTVSGRRELSVLFADLEGFTTFSEKHDPAEVTTMLNTYFQVVVPQVVGRHGGDVDRIIGDALMVTFNKRGDQPDHARLAAAAGLALQAAATAVQATHPGWPKFRVGINTGVASVSLLGTEGGRTHTVIGDTVNVASRIEGRAPSGAVAIGPATKALLPRANTESLGLLSLKGKDEPMEVYRLVALGE is encoded by the coding sequence GTGAACCAGACAACACAGCTGCGGTTCGTCTACACACCCGCGATGGTCGGGCTGACGTCGCTGGTTCTGCTCATACCGCTCGCGGGCTTGGTGTTGCTGGTGCGCGATCCGCGACTCGACGTGCACTGGGAACACCATCCGACCCATTTCTGGCTGGTCCTGCTCACCGCCACCCTCAGCGCCGTACTCGCGTACTCGACCGGTGCGGCCGCCGTACGGCGAGGTGACGCGCGCGTTCTGTTCGTCTCGCTGGCCTTCCTGTCGGCGGCTGGGTTTCTGGGACTGCATGCCCTCGCGACCCCGAAGGTCCTGCTGGACACGCCGAACGCCGGCTTCACCCTCGCGACGCCGGTGGGTGTGGCGCTGGCATCTGTGTTCGCGTTCCTGTCCAGCCTGACGGTCTCCGGCATCACCTGGGGAAAGCGGCTGCGGATCGGTCTGCTCGCGCTGCTGGCTCTGTGGGCGGCCGCCTCGATCCTGAAGCTGCCTCCGCTGCACGCGACATCGGTGCCGGAAGCCGCCGACGGCATCCTGACTGTGCTCGCCGTACCGTCCGTCCTGCTGTACGGCGTCGCGGCGGGCCGCTACCTGCGGACGTGGTGGGTGCGGCCGTCGTTGATGTTGCTGTCGATGATCTCGGCGTTCGTGCTGCTCGGCGAGGCGATGATCGCGCTGGTGTTCGCGCGGAACTGGGCGCTGTCGTGGTGGGAGTGGCACGCGCTGATGCTGGCCGCGTTCGTCCTGGTCGTGGCCGGGGTGCGGATCCAGTGGTACGAGGAGCGGTTCGCGGACCTGTACCAGGCCGACACCGTGTCGGGGCGGCGCGAGCTGAGTGTGCTGTTCGCGGACCTGGAGGGGTTCACGACGTTCTCCGAGAAGCACGATCCGGCCGAGGTCACGACGATGCTGAACACGTACTTCCAGGTCGTCGTACCGCAGGTCGTCGGGCGGCACGGCGGGGACGTCGACCGGATCATCGGGGACGCGCTGATGGTGACCTTCAACAAGCGGGGCGATCAGCCGGACCACGCCCGGCTCGCGGCCGCGGCGGGTTTGGCGTTGCAGGCGGCGGCGACCGCCGTACAGGCCACGCATCCGGGCTGGCCGAAGTTCCGGGTCGGGATCAACACCGGTGTGGCCTCGGTGAGCCTGCTCGGGACGGAGGGCGGGCGGACACACACCGTGATCGGCGACACGGTGAATGTGGCGTCGCGGATCGAGGGCCGGGCGCCGAGTGGAGCGGTCGCGATCGGTCCGGCGACCAAGGCGCTGCTGCCCCGTGCGAACACCGAGTCGCTCGGACTGCTCAGTCTGAAGGGCAAGGACGAGCCGATGGAGGTGTACCGGCTGGTCGCGCTGGGCGAATGA